TAGTAGCCCAAAGCCCactaacttaaaaaattttcagcaaaaaaaccctagcctcaAGCTAGCCGCCGCTCCTACCCCCAGGCCTATGCCACGTCTCCAGCACCGCACGCCTCCATGCGCCTGCCACCACCGTCAGTTTGACACCTGCAGAAGAAAGCATCACATGCAACAAAAAGAAGCAGAAAAACAAAtcacaaaacaacaaaaaatagatATCAAAAAGTCGtgtaaatcggctataaaagcctaaaTCGGATGCTTGTACAGGTTGCTTCCCCTTTTTAcgaatttttgaaataaaaaagaacaaaatgttgctgttttcttctttttcgattcatctatttattttatttatctgttttgcaaatctttttttttaaaaaaaactagtaataaaagaggataaaaaagaGAAGGGAAGAAACTTACCTAGGGCCGCATGCAAGGTCCGTCGCCGGAACCGTCTTGGTCGGTGAAATCGGACCCGAGGGGCCATGGGGTTTTTCTTCTTCGCTTCGAGCCGAAGCTTGACCTTCAAATGGCCTTTAAATCGGTAAAGACTGATCTTTGCGTCGCTCAGACCATCGCCTCTGGCTGAAGTCACAATGCATGCCCGACGGTGGCCCTGTTGACCGGAGTTGAAGGCTGAGAGAGAACCAAACTGTTCTctgttttttttgaaaaaaaatgaagctggaaatgtttttttttctttttttgctatTTATATCAGAtataaaacgacgccgtttggcCCCCTTACCCGCGTGCATGACCCGACCCGTTCGAAGGGATCCGCGCATTTCTGTTGAATGAGCTATTTGCGCCATTGGTCCTTCCTCGTTGttgattgttttaatttagtcattttgcttgtttatttattttctttattttggcCCCGCAAATTTTTCGCATGTTCCAATTTAGTCCGCGCATAAATGCTGCGCTTCAGGACTTGGGCATATTGCCCAATCAGTTCTTCGCACTTTGCGCGTGCTTCATTTCAGCCCCCTGAACCTTTTATTTGCGAATTTGGCCCCAAATTATTGGTCTAATTTCAATTCGATCCTCGGCCTTTTAaacttcaagttttttttatttttttatataaatatacatatttaaaaatcaattttatttaatattttatttaatgttatttacttatttatatatatattaacttcaGATTTTGTCatattcatatacatgcatacattttataatacacatacattttaattaatacacatacttatacatgtttatattctataatctatatgcattttttatatatctatgtatatatatttttatgtaatattgacatataaaaatacattttatgtttttcgttttaaaatatgtacatgcatacatatatttttatgtaatattgacatatattttatgatatacatatatacacgtttttattttataaaattgtccacataaatatacatatgtcttttcacattttttaattttattcatcttctttattgttattattatttatttacttatttacatgtttattatcatttcaaaaggatattttaattctattcgtttatttacttgttattaaGTGATTGATTCatctattatatttatttattccattttttatgattgtttgtattatttatcTTTCACTCGTTATATTCGTTATTGTTTTGTCACACATGCTACCACCATgcatcaaaaggaaaattttttaaaataaggcaatatttcgtatttgaaaattcgagaagccgtgccctaacttactaggtttcgatttttctcgcgttgaacctaaataaccgaatatccttttaaaattaaaataaatgaggtttaaatataaaaataaaaggcaagcttactctcaaaaatacgagatgtcgtgtcctaacttactggatgtgacatcttgttacttcgagataaggaagcattttctattttttatttattcgagtatttttaaaataacacaataaagagggatcgtattttttttaaattcttttcgagttttgaTCTTCGACACTGAGACATTAATTAaccaactaggtaccaattttgggcgtatcgagggtgctaatccttcctcgtgcgtaactgactctcgaacccgtttttctgaatttcgtagaccaaaatcgttgttttaataaaaattaaatcgtttattaaaaacaacctcttttcggtgagccgatcacacctcatcaaaaaagattggtggcgactcccattttaatttttgttttcaaaatccaagtcgacccaattttatcaaaaaaaatggtgtcaacaattattatacactcatctATTTCTAATATCTTCttcaacttaatttaattttaatacaattatgtaaaacaattaaattttcttctttcttcttttataaaatttttagactAGCAGATGTTTTACACATGGACATGTTACTAAATGTATCCCTGGATGGGACCTTATTTGCTGCATGAACCCATCTCTATGTTCTGTTCGATTTTCTCTTATCACCTGTTTTTggccttttcttcttcttgtatGGCGTGTATGCCTGCAAATCATGAACATCTGAAAGAAGgtccaattatatatataagaaaaaaacaacataTCAACATGTCTTAACCTTTCATTTGGACTTCACCATTTGCGTTAATATTGGGTCGTTATAGAATTTAAGTATGAGTTTAAATGGACATGGACaaatattttaggttaaaatttgcTATTAATCTCTTTATTATGTATAAATTGTGTATTTAGttcttgtattttaatttgttcacttttaattatgtatttttagaattttaaaattttagaataaatcaaatgatagttattaaattcattaagtgaaattttgctgttttaaaatttgatgtggCAAACACATTATTACATGTATAATGTCAAGTCAACTTGTTATTTCTACATATTACTTATAAAAACCTATTAGTAGATTTATTGATTGTTGTTTGTATTAAgactgaaattttgaaattcaaaaatattacaattaaGAATGATTGAACTGGAGAATGTGGACTAGTTTTACAACTTTACACACAATATAGGAATGATAGCATAATTTAACCCAATAAATTTAGCTACTATCATTTTTATTAagaccaaaatttcaaaattaaaaggtagagagattaaaattaataaaattaaaatataagtagtAAGTTTATAACTTAACATAACTcgacaaatatttcaaaaaaagttGATTTTGGACATTTATAAATGCATCACTTTTGAGGGGCAACAAGTTTGAATCTCAATGTATGATTTATCGATTCTGTTGACCTCATACCCACGTCATGGATTCGAATTGGTGGAGCAACAAGTTCAAATTTATGCTATTAGATGATCATTTCAACTTATGTTATCATGTAATTAAGCTGTTGATGTgttaaatttgagttaaaatttaattcaaaatttgtgaaatataaTTCGATCActcaaacttaaataaattcatgtacgacttttatatatttaacatttaaaataaatataaaagctatgtcatattaaacatttttcgtgccataaaaaatagtaaactataaatttaaatacctcGAGTCATGGGTGAATTTAATTCCAGGTTAACATATTTTCTAGTAACCTTGCTAACAAATAACAACCCTTGATCCAATAGTTGGCTACACTCAGTCGACGAAAGAGAGAAATAAAGATAAAGGcaaagaaggaaggaaagaaagggtCAAAAAGGAAGGGATGGGGACGAGAGAGAGGGATAGGGAGAGGGATAAAGATCGAGAGCTGCTTATCCCCGTCGCAACCATCTCCGACGATGAAGACTCCAAATCCTCCTCCTCTCCTCCTACTCCTACAATCTCCTCCACCTCCCATGGCCGCGAGGTGCTTGCCTTTCTTTCATCGACATGCATATGCATGCAATTGCATCATGATTTGTTTCATTTCCACTTAGATCCCATTTATGCAAGATTACATCAGGTTTGGGATTTGAATCCCATCTTTTGTGACCCTTTTACACAAAATGTAGACAACATTGTTCGAACCCGTGGCTTGGTTCGGAGATGGCATTTAGGTTTGAAGTTGGAACCTATTATTTGCAATCCTTTTATGAAAATCTTGTGATCTTTCGATTATTTATGAAATACTTTATCAAAATCTGACAATAAAAGTCTCTTGCAGCTTCTTGTTTGTGAATATGGTTTTAACTTTGTTTTGCATTCTGGCATAGGCATTTTTAAAAGTAATCCGTAGCTGGGCATGGAAAAAGTTTATGACAGGGTGGTAAGTCcttttcatcttcaaccttgGTACATTTTGCTCTTCTCTTGGCTTCCTATATAGCATTGATTTGACTCTTATTTTTTAACATGTCCAACCCCATGCAAGAATATGAATCTTTTAGTATTCTTCAAATACactgaaaattttggaaaaaaattgaacatactcCGTATCCTACACATACAAGTACCTAAACCCGACACTCGCACCAAAGTAGCATAGGCTACATTACATATTCGAAGTTATCAGTGAGCATTTAGTTCATATCCATGAGTTCATTAATTAGCTTGAAAATGATATTCAAGATCATAAAGCgttaaaaataattgagattctttgaattttgtttgtgatgaaatgtgatattttgTTGCAGTGTCATACTTTTTCCACTGGCCATTACATTCTATGTTACTTGGGGTTTTATTCATCTCGTTGATGGTTTCTTCTCCCCAGTCTATGATCACCTAGGCATCAATATTTTTGGTAAGGCAAATTTCCTTCCTTTCCTTGGATCatcttttaacttattttttgattgaGTTCATCACCTCCATGTCGCTAcgtttcttcatttttcttttaagtactTGTATTCTATACTATACATTTTCGAGCATGGGTTTAAAGATATGACCTTTCAAATATAGAGagaaacatagaaaatttgaaCATACTGATGTTGGTGTATCGTATATGTATAAAACTCGACCGAGTCCTTCTTGAAACATAACCTAGAATCAATGCTTCATTATCTAAAGGAATCTCGAGAAGCAGTGCCATTGTATTTTATCTGAATCATCATAAGGCATGACCGATCTTATAAGTTCAATGAATCTAACCTTTTTCAGATGTCAGGCGATATAATTGTTGCTTTGGAAACATGATGCAGGTCTAGGATTTGCTACATCCATCACATTTATCTTTTTAGTAGGCATTTTCATGTCATCTTGGGTGGGGCTTCGGTTCTTACTCTCGGCGAATTGTTCATTAAGAAGATGCCGCTAGTGAGCTATATTTATAGTGCCTCAAAGCAAATAAGTGCTGCAATCTCACCAGGTAAAGTCTTTCTTTGCATATTTGTCGTCCGTAGTTTCCGAACTAACTCGAAAGCGACACCAAATATATCGACTTGCAGATCAGAATTCTAATGCTTTCAAAGAAGTCGCAATCATTCGGCATCCTGGTAAGGGGCAATATATG
This sequence is a window from Gossypium raimondii isolate GPD5lz chromosome 5, ASM2569854v1, whole genome shotgun sequence. Protein-coding genes within it:
- the LOC105771206 gene encoding LOW QUALITY PROTEIN: protein LIKE COV 1 (The sequence of the model RefSeq protein was modified relative to this genomic sequence to represent the inferred CDS: inserted 1 base in 1 codon), encoding MGTRERDRERDKDRELLIPVATISDDEDSKSSSSPPTPTISSTSHGREAFLKVIRSWAWKKFMTGCVILFPLAITFYVTWGFIHLVDGFFSPVYDHLGINIFGLGFATSITFIFLVGIFMSSWXGASVLTLGELFIKKMPLVSYIYSASKQISAAISPDQNSNAFKEVAIIRHPGKGQYMFGFITSTVVLQKGIGEEELCCVYVPTNHLYLGDVLLISSTDILRPNISVREGIEIVISGGMSVPKLFTMIDPSGISATRTVNFEASV